The DNA window cCGTGATCCTTGGCCGCGCTGATGCCGCGCCATGGACAAGCTTGGTCTCGCCGTCATCATTGACAGCCTGTGAAAGCCGTAGCTTCGCTGATGCGACCCTAAGGCTTGCGGCATACATCTGTCGTAGGGTAGCCTTTGATGCTCTCGCTCCTGAGACAtgtgctcgccctcgagctcacAGGATATATTGACCTCTACGACATTTAcagcgcgcggcgccaacCCTTCAAAGAGAATGGTTGCCCTAGCCAAGTAACCGACTGCCGTCGCCCGCACAGAGCACTTCCTTGGGCGTAATCTCGAGCGTGTAGTCAAGTTCACAGGCTCATCTCAAGGGGCCTCTCCAACTTCGACCCCTCGTTTTTGTGTTGCTGAAATATCACCAAGAGGTGGTGCGCGCGTGAGCTTGTGTTTCATCTCTCCTTTGGCATTCATCCCTTCTCGCGAGCCCACGACCATGGACCATTGAAGTTTAAAAAACGACGTGAGTCCCGCGCACGAGAAAAGAATTACTCGCAGCGCCACGCCAGCTTCAATCTACAGCACTTTCACCGTCACTTAGTCCTCCCTCTGCATAAACATTACGTAACTGACGCTACCATGCCTTCTCTGAAGCACTGCCTCATGGcggctgccctggcctgcctgtccCACGCCGACACCATCAAGATCACTGCAACGAGCAAAACCACGTTCGACCCCTCCACTGTCCGAGCCAAGCAAGGCGACGTCCTCGAATTCCACTTCCAATCCCGAAACCACAGCGTGGTCTCGGGCGCATATGAGAACCCATGCTCTCCTCTGCGCCTCGGCACtggcttcttctccggctTCGTGCCCGTCCAGAGTGGCGAGTCGGTGAGCATACATTTAAGGACGACAAACTGAGTCAGCTTTGGATCTAACACCTCTGAACAGAACCAGACATTCCGCGTCACTGTGACTAACACGGACCCAACGCCCTTCTACTCGTCACAAGGCGACGAGTGTATCAGAGGCATGGTTGGCATCATCAATCCCAGCGGCGACAAGACCCTTGAAAAGTACAGGAGCAGAGCCGTGACCCTGGCTGCCTCTGTTACGCCCGGCAACAACGCGTATGGCGGGGACATGGTTgataacaacaacaacccgGACAATATGGTCTGCACCGACAACAAGAACCCGCCCAAAAATGGGAACCCGGCCCGTGGGATGGCTGGTGTGCTCCAAGTGCCCATCACGTGTCTTCTCGGGGGCCTGAGCATGGCGGTTTGGATGGCATGATCGATCGTTTGCCCTTGCGGTTGAGACGACGGTTTGGACGACGAATGAAGAGGGCGGGGATTTGGGAAAGCAGGATGCTACGACCTACAAGGTGCATCGTAGGTTCTAGCTAGCCATGTGTGGCGGTTGTGGCGGACGGTGACTTCAACGCTGCGGGTCAGGACCGTGACGAAAACCTACACTTCCTTGTACGACTAACTAGGGCATTGGGCGCGCAGGAGTCTTGAGGCTTTTCGGCGTCTTTAATAATAATCCAATACAGCACCGCAACAAGCAGGTCaattgattgattgataTTGATCTTGCTGGTTCCAACTTTTTGGCCACAGTGGCCGGGGTTGTGCGCGTACCGCTTAAACCGCGGGCCGACAC is part of the Purpureocillium takamizusanense chromosome 7, complete sequence genome and encodes:
- the AFG1_1 gene encoding Peroxisome-assembly ATPase (COG:S~EggNog:ENOG503NV41), which produces MAAALACLSHADTIKITATSKTTFDPSTVRAKQGDVLEFHFQSRNHSVVSGAYENPCSPLRLGTGFFSGFVPVQSGESNQTFRVTVTNTDPTPFYSSQGDECIRGMVGIINPSGDKTLEKYRSRAVTLAASVTPGNNAYGGDMVDNNNNPDNMVCTDNKNPPKNGNPARGMAGVLQVPITCLLGGLSMAVWMA